The following are from one region of the Phormidium sp. PBR-2020 genome:
- the mreC gene encoding rod shape-determining protein MreC, whose amino-acid sequence MYVLRRCWQRYRTLGLLATLAIGSAWVFRQTDGAIVFEVYQRVSAPFQTDQGREQDLVNARILELQQRLVEVNQENLQLRELLDYEPQAEPDPTFAPVIGRSADRWWQQILLGRGRKSGLAVDDVVMAPGGVVGRIVSVTDETSRVLLISDASSSLGVTVGRSREMGVLRGKGSNRAIVEFFEKVPDVQEGDAILSSPYSQRFTSGLPLGTVVAVNLNASPAPQAEIEISAPLSSLEWVMVYPKPSVPLPTDSAEPIDPLGESLQLD is encoded by the coding sequence TTGTACGTCTTGCGTCGTTGCTGGCAACGCTATCGAACCCTGGGGCTGTTGGCTACATTAGCCATCGGCTCCGCCTGGGTGTTTCGTCAGACCGATGGGGCGATCGTGTTTGAGGTTTATCAGCGCGTTTCCGCCCCCTTTCAGACGGATCAGGGTCGAGAGCAAGACCTTGTGAATGCCCGCATTCTGGAACTCCAACAACGATTGGTTGAAGTCAATCAAGAGAATCTTCAACTGCGCGAACTGTTGGACTACGAGCCACAAGCAGAGCCAGATCCCACCTTTGCCCCAGTGATTGGCCGCAGTGCCGATCGCTGGTGGCAACAGATTCTTCTCGGTCGCGGCCGTAAGAGTGGTCTGGCGGTGGACGATGTTGTGATGGCCCCAGGGGGAGTTGTGGGGCGTATTGTCAGTGTCACCGATGAAACGAGCCGTGTCTTGCTCATCAGTGATGCTAGTAGTTCTTTGGGGGTAACCGTGGGCCGTTCCCGAGAAATGGGGGTTTTACGAGGGAAAGGCTCGAATCGGGCGATCGTGGAATTTTTTGAGAAAGTCCCCGATGTTCAGGAAGGAGATGCGATTCTCTCGTCTCCCTATAGTCAGCGGTTTACCTCTGGCTTACCCTTGGGAACGGTTGTGGCGGTGAATTTAAATGCTAGCCCAGCCCCCCAGGCTGAGATTGAAATCTCAGCCCCTCTAAGTTCTCTCGAATGGGTGATGGTCTATCCTAAACCCTCGGTTCCGCTGCCCACTGACTCCGCAGAACCCATTGATCCCCTTGGGGAGAGCCTGCAACTCGATTAA
- the mreD gene encoding rod shape-determining protein MreD, translating to MQPDLRPVRATGLTPPPAVGLQAVRQRLLSWTLTVLSVLPCLLLLPARFPGMELLGIAPNWLLIWVVAWSIKRSMWEGAVAGVALGLLQDGMSAAVPTHAISLGVVGILTARLQRERVVQDDIISVLLIVFGMTVVGETVRAMQFSLYAWRLPDGAAFWSFEEIWRYYQQVALGSAVLNSLWSPVIYYPLNLLWERRSR from the coding sequence ATGCAGCCTGACCTACGCCCGGTTCGTGCCACGGGTTTGACTCCCCCCCCTGCGGTGGGTTTGCAAGCTGTCCGACAGCGTCTGCTGTCCTGGACTTTGACAGTCTTGTCGGTCTTGCCCTGTCTACTCCTACTCCCGGCTCGTTTTCCGGGCATGGAATTGTTGGGCATTGCCCCCAATTGGCTTCTGATTTGGGTCGTAGCCTGGAGTATTAAACGCTCTATGTGGGAAGGGGCGGTGGCCGGTGTAGCGTTAGGACTCTTACAAGATGGCATGAGTGCAGCGGTTCCAACCCATGCCATTAGTTTAGGGGTTGTGGGTATCCTGACGGCTCGCCTACAACGGGAACGGGTGGTTCAGGATGATATCATCTCGGTCTTATTGATTGTGTTTGGCATGACGGTGGTGGGGGAGACCGTTCGCGCCATGCAGTTTAGTCTCTATGCTTGGCGTTTGCCGGATGGGGCGGCTTTTTGGAGTTTTGAGGAAATTTGGCGCTACTATCAGCAGGTGGCTCTCGGCTCGGCTGTGTTAAATAGTTTATGGTCGCCGGTGATTTACTATCCTCTGAATTTACTTTGGGAACGTCGATCTAGGTAG
- a CDS encoding CoB--CoM heterodisulfide reductase iron-sulfur subunit B family protein has product MATVMLKYAYFPGCVAQGACRELYDSTAALTQALDIELIELKRAACCGSGTFKEESALLEDTVNARNIALAEELNLPLLTHCSTCQGVIGRVDERLKAAQGDRPEYVEQINALLSQDHCSPYKGATEVKHLLWAIVGDYGLEELHKRVTRKLSGLKCAAFYGCYILRAQSHLPYDDPHNPQSMENVFRTVGATAIEYGGRTQCCGWPLSSYATEQSFQMAGTHLQAALDAGADCMVTPCPLCHLNLDSRQPDVETVMGRKLGLPVLHLPQLIALALGIDPKVLGLDRHMVSTRSVLTKLGL; this is encoded by the coding sequence CTGGCAACTGTCATGCTCAAATATGCTTATTTCCCTGGTTGTGTGGCCCAGGGGGCCTGTCGTGAATTGTATGATTCTACGGCGGCGTTGACGCAAGCCCTCGATATTGAACTGATTGAACTTAAACGGGCCGCCTGTTGCGGTTCCGGAACCTTTAAGGAAGAATCAGCCCTCCTCGAAGATACGGTGAATGCTCGCAACATTGCCCTGGCTGAAGAACTTAATCTTCCCTTACTGACCCATTGCAGTACCTGTCAGGGGGTGATTGGACGGGTGGATGAACGCTTAAAAGCCGCTCAGGGCGATCGCCCTGAGTATGTTGAGCAAATCAATGCTCTCCTCAGTCAAGACCACTGTTCCCCCTATAAAGGGGCGACGGAGGTTAAACATCTCCTTTGGGCGATCGTGGGAGACTATGGCCTTGAGGAGTTGCACAAGCGGGTTACACGCAAACTCAGTGGTCTTAAATGCGCGGCCTTCTATGGCTGCTACATCCTTCGCGCTCAGAGTCATCTTCCCTATGATGACCCTCATAACCCCCAGTCGATGGAAAATGTTTTTCGCACGGTGGGCGCGACTGCCATTGAGTATGGTGGACGCACTCAATGCTGTGGTTGGCCCCTCTCTAGTTACGCCACAGAACAGTCTTTCCAGATGGCGGGAACTCATTTACAAGCAGCTCTTGACGCAGGGGCAGATTGTATGGTAACGCCTTGCCCACTCTGTCATCTCAATCTAGACTCCCGACAGCCGGATGTTGAAACCGTCATGGGTCGGAAGCTTGGCTTACCGGTGCTGCATTTGCCCCAACTGATCGCCCTGGCTCTGGGAATTGATCCCAAGGTCCTCGGATTAGATCGCCATATGGTCTCGACCCGTTCTGTTTTGACGAAATTGGGGCTGTAA
- the psaC gene encoding photosystem I iron-sulfur center protein PsaC, which produces MSHSVKIYDTCIGCTQCVRACPLDVLEMVPWDGCKAGQIATSPRTEDCIGCKRCETACPTDFLSVRVYLGAETSRSMGLAY; this is translated from the coding sequence ATGTCTCATTCGGTAAAAATCTATGACACCTGCATCGGCTGCACTCAGTGCGTCCGTGCTTGTCCCCTAGACGTGTTGGAAATGGTGCCTTGGGATGGCTGTAAAGCTGGCCAAATCGCAACCTCTCCCCGTACGGAAGACTGCATCGGCTGCAAACGTTGCGAAACGGCTTGCCCGACCGACTTCTTGAGCGTCCGAGTCTATCTTGGTGCGGAAACCAGCCGCAGCATGGGTCTGGCTTACTAG
- the glmS gene encoding glutamine--fructose-6-phosphate transaminase (isomerizing) — MCGIVGYIGMQPASEILLAGLEKLEYRGYDSAGIATVNDQKVHCVRAKGKLHNLRRKLDGEQNLAQVGIGHTRWATHGKPEEYNAHPHMDVSGRIAVVQNGIIENYRELRGELQAKGHLFKSDTDTEVIPHLIAECLKVPSSAAPATVTSSPFLEAVRQAVNRLQGAFAIAVIHADHPDELIVARQQAPLSIGFGQGEFFCASDTPALIPHTRAVLTLDNGEMGKLTPLGVELYNFEGDRLKKSPRTLTWNPIVVEKQGFKHFMLKEIYEQPGVVRVCLEAYTNSTWEAGQTTPPVNLDLNPSLYQDLEHIQILACGTSWHAALVGKYLLEQLAGIPTMVQYASEFRYAPAPLMANTLVIGVTQSGETADTLAALAMEQERRADLEPQFSPRLLGITNRPESSLGNLVENIIDTHAGIEIGVAATKTFVAQVMAFYALALDLSYRRQTLPESRIEEILSGLRQLPGQIELVLESQERYIEELAHEFGETQDFIFLGRGINFPIALEGALKLKEISYIHAEGYPAGEMKHGPIALLDAKVPVVAIAMPGSVYDKVLSNAQEAKARDARLIGVTPMDEKEAEETFDDLLPVPVVEELLSPILAVIPLQLLAYHIAARRGLDVDQPRNLAKSVTVE; from the coding sequence ATGTGTGGAATCGTCGGCTATATCGGAATGCAGCCCGCCAGCGAGATTTTGTTGGCCGGCTTAGAAAAACTGGAATATCGAGGCTACGACTCGGCGGGAATCGCAACAGTGAACGACCAGAAGGTTCATTGTGTCCGAGCCAAAGGGAAACTCCATAACCTCCGCCGTAAGCTCGACGGTGAGCAGAATCTCGCCCAAGTGGGCATTGGTCATACCCGTTGGGCCACTCATGGTAAACCTGAAGAATATAACGCTCATCCCCATATGGATGTGTCCGGGCGCATTGCTGTGGTTCAAAATGGCATTATCGAAAACTACCGAGAACTGCGAGGGGAATTACAGGCTAAAGGCCATCTGTTTAAATCAGACACCGATACAGAGGTGATTCCCCATCTCATCGCCGAATGCCTCAAGGTTCCCAGTTCTGCCGCGCCTGCCACTGTCACCTCCTCCCCCTTCCTCGAAGCTGTGCGCCAAGCGGTGAATCGCTTACAAGGGGCCTTTGCGATCGCCGTCATTCATGCTGATCACCCCGACGAACTCATTGTGGCCCGCCAACAGGCTCCCCTCTCTATTGGCTTTGGCCAGGGGGAATTTTTCTGCGCTTCGGATACCCCAGCCCTCATCCCCCATACTCGGGCAGTTTTGACCTTAGACAATGGGGAAATGGGTAAACTCACCCCTCTGGGTGTAGAACTCTATAATTTTGAGGGCGATCGCCTCAAGAAAAGCCCCCGTACCCTCACCTGGAACCCCATCGTGGTGGAAAAACAGGGGTTCAAACATTTCATGCTCAAGGAAATCTACGAGCAGCCAGGGGTGGTGCGGGTGTGTTTAGAGGCCTATACCAACAGCACCTGGGAAGCGGGCCAAACTACGCCACCGGTGAATCTGGATCTCAACCCCAGTCTCTATCAAGACCTCGAACATATCCAAATCCTGGCCTGTGGGACCAGTTGGCACGCGGCCCTAGTGGGAAAATATCTCCTAGAACAGTTGGCGGGGATTCCTACGATGGTGCAGTACGCCTCGGAGTTTCGCTATGCTCCCGCGCCACTGATGGCCAATACCCTGGTGATTGGGGTGACGCAATCGGGGGAGACGGCCGATACTCTGGCGGCGTTGGCCATGGAACAGGAACGACGAGCGGATTTAGAGCCACAATTTAGTCCCCGTCTGCTGGGGATTACCAATCGCCCGGAATCCTCTCTGGGCAATTTGGTGGAGAATATCATCGATACTCATGCGGGGATTGAGATTGGGGTGGCGGCGACGAAAACCTTTGTGGCTCAGGTGATGGCGTTTTATGCCCTGGCCTTGGATTTGAGCTACCGTCGCCAGACGTTGCCGGAATCGCGGATTGAGGAGATTTTGTCGGGGTTGCGACAACTCCCCGGACAAATTGAGTTGGTGTTGGAGAGTCAGGAACGCTATATCGAGGAGTTGGCCCATGAGTTTGGGGAGACGCAAGATTTTATCTTCCTCGGCCGGGGCATTAATTTCCCCATTGCCCTAGAGGGGGCCCTCAAACTCAAGGAAATTAGCTATATCCATGCCGAAGGCTATCCCGCTGGGGAGATGAAACATGGGCCCATTGCTCTGTTGGATGCCAAGGTTCCGGTGGTGGCGATCGCCATGCCGGGGTCGGTGTACGATAAGGTCCTCTCCAACGCTCAAGAAGCCAAAGCCCGGGATGCCCGCCTGATTGGGGTCACTCCTATGGATGAGAAGGAGGCGGAGGAAACCTTTGATGACTTGCTCCCGGTTCCGGTGGTTGAGGAGCTTCTCTCGCCCATTTTGGCGGTGATTCCGCTGCAACTGTTGGCCTATCATATTGCCGCTCGGCGAGGCTTGGATGTGGATCAACCTCGGAATTTAGCCAAGTCTGTCACGGTGGAGTAA
- a CDS encoding biopolymer transporter ExbD, with product MRFKQQNSQRELPELEITPMLNVMLVVLAFFVAVAANLAEEGEHLMVRLPQEAEALEIEPPEADSDSPEEPEFLQVVLQEGGALLVNDRPLEKAQLLEQLPGYLQQSPQRQVYLQVSGDVPYQTVIETLTALKGIGGDRVSLVIGSGENR from the coding sequence ATGAGATTCAAACAGCAAAACTCCCAACGTGAGTTACCGGAACTCGAAATCACCCCCATGCTCAATGTGATGTTAGTGGTGTTGGCCTTTTTTGTCGCCGTCGCCGCCAACCTAGCCGAAGAGGGAGAACATTTAATGGTTCGTTTACCTCAAGAGGCCGAGGCCTTGGAGATTGAACCACCGGAGGCGGACTCCGATTCCCCCGAAGAGCCAGAATTTCTCCAGGTGGTGTTACAGGAAGGGGGCGCACTCTTGGTGAACGATCGCCCCCTGGAAAAAGCCCAACTTCTCGAACAACTACCCGGATACCTGCAACAGTCTCCCCAGCGTCAGGTGTATCTCCAGGTATCCGGGGATGTTCCCTATCAAACCGTGATCGAAACCCTCACCGCCTTAAAGGGGATTGGGGGCGATCGCGTCTCCCTGGTGATTGGTTCGGGTGAGAACCGTTAA
- a CDS encoding biopolymer transporter ExbD: protein MIDVLMSVLTFFVILTMSLTGRVIADLEPPESSGSPAPEADPSGDPAPVLPRFEAGLNRHGEVLIEGNVVEREEFLQAIATFLKTHPESEVMLTADRQLNYRQVDDLLSQMVEVGGDRVLLVVQQ from the coding sequence ATGATTGATGTATTAATGTCGGTATTAACCTTTTTTGTGATTTTAACCATGTCCTTAACTGGACGAGTGATTGCGGATTTAGAGCCGCCAGAGAGTTCAGGAAGCCCTGCCCCTGAAGCAGACCCATCCGGTGACCCGGCTCCTGTCCTGCCAAGGTTTGAAGCGGGGTTAAATCGTCACGGTGAGGTTTTGATTGAAGGGAATGTCGTCGAACGAGAGGAATTTTTGCAGGCGATCGCCACCTTCTTAAAAACCCATCCCGAATCAGAGGTGATGTTGACCGCTGATCGTCAGTTAAACTATCGGCAAGTGGATGATTTATTAAGTCAAATGGTGGAGGTTGGGGGCGATCGCGTCCTCTTAGTCGTTCAACAATAA
- a CDS encoding MotA/TolQ/ExbB proton channel family protein: MLRSLLLLTETPRLLDELLKGGPVMFPLLLLSILTLTTALERGWFWIRLLIQEDRIVRDVLDAAAEDLLKAREIAEYARHLAIGRFLLAPLKLRRPSPETFRLAMEATADKEFARMRRGDKLLETIIALAPLLGLLGTVTGLIRTFNNLNVGGGGSSAEATQAASGIGEALTTTAAGMMVAIFALLVFRILVSLQSQQMDYFAEVGSELELIYREVWYEPNQPIPNLLTAAKIIEP; encoded by the coding sequence ATGCTGCGATCGCTCCTGCTCCTGACTGAAACCCCACGACTCCTCGATGAGCTTCTCAAGGGGGGGCCCGTAATGTTCCCCTTGTTGCTGCTGTCAATTCTCACCCTCACCACCGCCCTAGAACGAGGATGGTTTTGGATTCGGCTGCTGATTCAAGAAGATCGGATTGTGCGGGATGTTCTCGATGCAGCGGCCGAGGATTTGCTCAAAGCTCGGGAAATTGCCGAATATGCGCGACATTTAGCCATTGGCCGCTTTCTCCTGGCTCCCCTAAAACTACGTCGCCCCAGTCCAGAAACCTTCCGTCTCGCTATGGAAGCCACCGCCGATAAAGAGTTTGCGCGAATGCGACGAGGGGACAAACTCCTCGAAACCATTATTGCTCTGGCTCCCCTCTTGGGTTTGTTGGGAACCGTCACCGGCTTAATTCGCACCTTTAACAATCTCAATGTTGGGGGTGGAGGCTCTAGTGCTGAAGCCACCCAGGCCGCCTCGGGGATTGGTGAAGCCCTCACCACCACGGCGGCGGGGATGATGGTGGCAATTTTTGCCCTGTTGGTGTTTCGTATTTTGGTCAGCTTACAATCGCAACAGATGGATTATTTTGCTGAAGTGGGCAGTGAGTTAGAACTCATTTATCGTGAGGTTTGGTATGAACCCAATCAACCGATTCCCAATTTATTGACAGCGGCTAAAATTATTGAGCCTTAA
- a CDS encoding extracellular solute-binding protein, with product MTTKISRRTFFVGGTALTALVVANLPRRASAQSRTVNLYSSRHYDTDDAIYEAFGEVNLIEASSEELIERIQSEGANSPADVLLTVDAGRLWRAEQAGLFQPVRTAKLEERIPENLRHPDGLWYGFTQRARVLYYNRDRVNPADLSTYEALADPKWRGKILVRTSSNIYNLSLTASRIAIHGESETRRWLEGFVSNFAREPESNDTGQIRACAAGVGDVAIANSYYYVRLQKSDDPADQEVVEKVGFFFPNTGPGERGTMVNISGAGVLQNAPNREAAIAFLEHLASDEIQGEFAQANNEYPVVSGIPIDPILASHGDLQPDPLNVADLGRYQPDSARLMDEVGWR from the coding sequence ATGACAACTAAGATTTCCAGGCGAACGTTTTTTGTGGGGGGAACTGCCCTCACTGCCTTAGTCGTAGCTAATTTGCCCCGGCGGGCTTCGGCGCAATCTCGCACCGTCAACCTCTACTCCTCACGGCATTACGACACCGACGATGCCATTTACGAAGCGTTTGGAGAGGTGAACCTGATTGAAGCCAGCTCCGAAGAACTGATTGAGCGGATTCAGAGTGAGGGGGCCAATAGCCCAGCCGATGTTCTGTTGACCGTAGATGCTGGGCGTTTGTGGCGTGCCGAGCAAGCGGGACTTTTCCAACCCGTTCGCACCGCCAAGCTTGAGGAGCGTATCCCCGAGAACCTGCGCCACCCGGATGGCTTGTGGTACGGCTTTACCCAGCGGGCACGGGTGCTGTATTACAATCGCGATCGCGTCAATCCGGCGGATTTATCCACCTATGAGGCTCTCGCCGATCCCAAATGGCGGGGTAAAATCCTGGTTCGCACCTCCAGTAACATCTATAATCTCTCCCTAACCGCTTCTCGTATTGCCATCCATGGGGAGTCGGAAACCCGCCGTTGGTTGGAAGGCTTTGTGAGTAACTTTGCCCGAGAACCCGAGAGTAATGACACGGGGCAAATTCGCGCCTGTGCCGCTGGGGTAGGGGATGTGGCGATCGCCAACAGCTACTACTACGTCCGTCTGCAAAAATCTGATGACCCCGCTGATCAAGAAGTTGTCGAAAAAGTGGGCTTTTTCTTCCCCAATACCGGGCCTGGAGAGCGGGGAACCATGGTGAATATCAGTGGCGCCGGTGTCCTGCAAAATGCTCCTAATCGCGAGGCGGCGATCGCCTTCTTGGAGCATCTGGCCAGCGATGAGATTCAAGGCGAGTTTGCTCAAGCGAATAACGAGTATCCCGTGGTCTCGGGAATTCCCATCGATCCCATTCTCGCCAGTCATGGGGACCTCCAACCGGACCCCCTGAATGTTGCTGACTTGGGGCGCTACCAACCTGATTCAGCTCGTCTCATGGATGAAGTGGGTTGGCGATAA
- a CDS encoding pentapeptide repeat-containing protein, whose amino-acid sequence MNYTKPSFGLLLLSALSLMACNPTAEEIDPLVRLQETGECFDCNLAGADLREFDLENARLNRSDLSGANLSGMNLRRVLLDRANLTGANLSGSDLTEAALTEANLAGADLSEANLERVFLRNANLTEASLRGANLTRTNLTAADLTDADLDGVQFEETVMPDGERR is encoded by the coding sequence ATGAATTACACGAAACCCAGTTTTGGACTGCTGCTGCTGAGTGCCTTGAGCCTGATGGCTTGTAATCCGACTGCTGAAGAGATCGACCCCCTCGTGCGCTTGCAGGAGACGGGAGAATGCTTTGATTGCAATCTGGCGGGGGCGGATTTGCGGGAGTTTGATTTGGAGAATGCCCGCTTGAACCGCTCGGATTTGTCGGGGGCGAATTTGTCGGGAATGAATTTGCGGCGGGTGTTGTTGGATCGGGCCAACTTGACGGGGGCCAATCTTAGCGGCTCGGATTTGACGGAGGCGGCGTTAACCGAGGCTAATTTGGCTGGGGCGGATTTGAGCGAGGCTAACCTAGAGCGGGTGTTTCTGCGTAATGCTAATTTAACGGAGGCCAGTTTGAGGGGCGCTAACCTCACTCGCACGAATTTAACGGCGGCGGACTTGACGGATGCGGATTTAGATGGGGTGCAGTTTGAGGAGACGGTAATGCCCGATGGTGAGCGCCGTTAA
- the plsY gene encoding glycerol-3-phosphate 1-O-acyltransferase PlsY: MALEVGFNTLLLIAAYLFGSIPTGYWVTYHLKNIDIRHYGSGSTGATNVLRVVGKGAGLVVLCADVCKAIAAISLVRGGYYLADTYQLFPPGIDLEIWKPWIMTLAGLAALFGHSNSLWLMIGPGRDPNLANGGKAVASSLGVLLALSWQVGLATLGIFIAIITLSRIVSLSSMLSAIAISVLMLGTHQPLPFCLFAIAATTYVLIRHRANIDRLLDGTEPRLGQQVQASD, encoded by the coding sequence ATGGCTCTTGAGGTGGGATTCAATACTTTGCTGCTCATCGCGGCCTATCTATTTGGCTCAATCCCAACTGGGTATTGGGTCACGTACCATTTAAAAAACATTGATATTCGTCACTACGGCTCCGGTTCCACCGGTGCAACCAATGTCTTGCGCGTGGTCGGCAAGGGAGCGGGATTAGTTGTCCTCTGCGCCGACGTCTGCAAGGCGATCGCCGCCATTAGCCTCGTCCGGGGCGGCTATTACCTCGCTGACACCTATCAACTCTTTCCGCCGGGGATTGACCTAGAGATTTGGAAACCCTGGATCATGACCTTAGCCGGACTCGCCGCCCTATTCGGTCATTCCAACTCCCTCTGGCTGATGATTGGCCCCGGCCGAGATCCCAACCTCGCCAACGGCGGTAAAGCAGTGGCCTCCAGCTTGGGGGTTCTCTTAGCCCTATCCTGGCAGGTGGGCCTAGCCACCCTAGGGATTTTCATCGCCATTATTACCCTCTCGCGCATCGTCTCCCTCAGTTCCATGTTGTCGGCGATCGCCATCTCCGTCTTGATGCTGGGAACCCACCAACCCCTCCCCTTCTGTCTATTTGCGATCGCCGCCACCACCTACGTCCTCATCCGCCACCGAGCCAATATTGATCGCCTCCTCGACGGAACCGAACCCCGCCTCGGACAACAAGTGCAAGCCAGCGATTAA
- a CDS encoding response regulator gives MTTVLVVEDDPINWMVFQKVLKRRGGLESVHSENVEEVLKIVRSGEVAVVLMDVSLKNSHYQGESVDGIRITQLLKADPETAKLPVILVTANAMVGDREAFLKASGADDYIAKPILDHVGFVQHIKQIIADHSPSHKSS, from the coding sequence ATGACAACTGTTTTGGTTGTAGAAGACGATCCCATCAACTGGATGGTGTTTCAGAAAGTTCTCAAGCGACGGGGAGGACTTGAGTCAGTTCACAGTGAAAACGTCGAAGAAGTTCTCAAAATTGTGCGTTCTGGGGAAGTTGCTGTGGTTTTGATGGATGTATCTCTCAAAAACAGCCATTATCAAGGAGAATCCGTCGATGGGATTCGCATCACCCAACTCCTCAAAGCCGATCCCGAAACGGCGAAGCTTCCCGTCATCCTCGTCACTGCCAACGCCATGGTGGGCGATCGCGAAGCCTTCCTCAAAGCCAGTGGCGCCGACGACTATATTGCCAAACCCATCCTAGATCATGTGGGCTTTGTCCAACACATCAAACAGATTATCGCCGACCACAGCCCCAGCCACAAATCCAGCTAA
- a CDS encoding bifunctional orotidine-5'-phosphate decarboxylase/orotate phosphoribosyltransferase — MTGFFEKLNRSIAQNSSLLVVGIDPNPEMMPGGDPSSHSYSIEALGDWLRTLIEQTADHVCAYKPSLGFYQALGAPGFELLQQVLQDIPPHLPIIIDAKHSDLNTATALAHTLFQDWDVDAVTLSPFAGQDAIAPFLLYGDKASFIVCRTSNPAARLIQDYPQGQLPFYQHLVQEARTWGSPEQLGLEIGTSTPESLAQIRALAPERMLLARSIWGDTAPLEAFLRAGLDSSGNGLLLPVPQDWLRETNLPEKLQTLNHRVSQVRQEMSQTAASCQLWTAPQSAEPHPHRDLILQLFDLECILFGDYVQASGDTFAYYIDLRKIISNPQVFHQVLNAYAEILENLVFDRIAGIPYGSLPTATGLSLRLHHPMIFPRKEVKAHGTRRLIEGEFHAGETVVVVDDILISGKSAIEGAQKLESAGLNVQDIVVLIDHEKGVKTRLKKQGYQAHSVLKISEIAHSLYHSGRITESQLEVILHDQASI, encoded by the coding sequence ATGACTGGATTTTTTGAGAAACTCAACCGTTCCATTGCCCAAAACAGTAGTTTACTCGTGGTCGGGATCGATCCCAACCCGGAAATGATGCCTGGAGGCGACCCATCGAGTCACAGCTACTCCATTGAGGCCTTAGGGGACTGGCTGCGGACCCTCATCGAGCAGACTGCCGACCATGTCTGCGCCTATAAGCCCAGTTTAGGCTTTTATCAGGCTCTAGGAGCGCCCGGATTCGAGCTGTTGCAGCAGGTTTTGCAGGACATCCCCCCCCATCTTCCCATTATCATCGACGCCAAACATAGCGATCTTAATACCGCGACTGCCCTGGCTCATACCCTGTTCCAAGACTGGGATGTGGATGCAGTGACTCTATCCCCCTTCGCCGGACAGGATGCGATCGCCCCCTTCCTCCTCTATGGAGACAAAGCCAGTTTTATCGTTTGTCGCACCTCCAACCCCGCCGCGCGCCTCATCCAAGACTACCCTCAAGGTCAACTCCCCTTTTACCAGCATCTCGTCCAAGAAGCCCGAACTTGGGGATCTCCAGAACAGCTTGGCTTGGAAATCGGCACCTCAACCCCCGAGAGTTTGGCACAAATCCGGGCCCTGGCCCCGGAACGGATGCTTCTTGCCCGTAGCATTTGGGGAGACACCGCCCCCCTAGAGGCCTTTCTCAGAGCCGGCCTTGATAGCAGTGGTAATGGTCTCCTGCTGCCGGTTCCCCAAGATTGGCTACGGGAGACGAATCTACCCGAGAAATTACAAACCTTAAACCATCGCGTTAGCCAAGTCCGCCAGGAGATGAGTCAAACCGCCGCCAGTTGCCAACTTTGGACGGCTCCCCAATCCGCCGAACCTCATCCCCACCGGGACCTAATTTTGCAACTGTTCGACCTCGAGTGCATCCTGTTCGGGGACTACGTCCAAGCCTCCGGCGATACCTTCGCCTACTATATCGACCTGCGCAAAATTATTTCTAACCCCCAGGTCTTTCATCAGGTTCTCAATGCCTATGCTGAGATCCTAGAAAATCTCGTCTTTGACCGCATTGCTGGTATCCCCTATGGCTCCCTCCCCACTGCGACTGGACTCTCTCTCCGGCTACATCATCCCATGATTTTTCCCCGTAAAGAAGTTAAAGCTCATGGAACTCGTCGTCTCATCGAAGGAGAGTTTCATGCTGGTGAAACGGTCGTGGTGGTTGATGATATTTTGATTAGCGGCAAAAGTGCAATTGAAGGGGCACAAAAACTTGAGTCGGCAGGCTTGAATGTACAAGATATTGTCGTTTTGATTGACCATGAAAAGGGAGTCAAAACTCGTTTAAAAAAACAAGGATATCAAGCTCATTCTGTGTTAAAAATCTCTGAAATCGCCCATAGTCTCTATCATTCGGGGCGAATTACTGAGTCTCAGCTTGAGGTAATTTTGCATGATCAGGCATCTATATAG